From Nicotiana tabacum cultivar K326 chromosome 20, ASM71507v2, whole genome shotgun sequence, one genomic window encodes:
- the LOC142174496 gene encoding protein FAR1-RELATED SEQUENCE 5-like: MDETFIQRKRTAAVLGSMVVPKYCDPKTIYTLKDIQTDMLSEHVLNLSYMQAWRAKEKALQFLRGNPCDSYNKLPKYFYILEKNYPCSVVKLKKAADEFFLYAFVALYTSINGWQHCRPVVVVDGTFLKSAYRGIMLTASTMDAVGTIFPLAYAVVDYENDASWKWFFEQFKEAYGERPSMCVVSDRHESILKATSVVYPGLAHYSCMWHIWTNIRSKFKKGHLQLHELYFATARSYTLDEFNERMLKIEEVDLRVKSYLYDIGYHRWSRVHATVNRTFTMTSNIAESLNAVTKDARELPIFDLFEYMRTLLERWTKEKLSKAKGTFTYLGHKYNKELEDNSTLSQKLRVRASTDHIHTVLDGVKRYIVCLENKKCSCGQFQLDELPCAHALAALKHRNETYENYCSPYYTRKSLLLTYEMPVNPLPDEGKWDVPQHILDEVVKPPAGDKRQPGRPHKERYKTFDEIKSKKYKVSCGNCGGEGHNKRTCKNAPKKK; encoded by the exons ATGGACGAAACATTCATACAGCGCAAACGTACTGCAGCAGTACTTGGTAGCATGGTCGTTCCAAAGTATTGTGATCCTAAGACTATTTACACACTAAAGGACATACAAACTGACATGTTATCCGAACATGTACTGAACCTAAGCTACATGCAAGcatggagagcaaaggaaaaagCTTTACAGTTTTTGAGAGGGAATCCGTGTGACTCCTACAACaaattacccaaatatttttatattcttgagaagaattatccttgtTCTGTTGTTAAATTGAAGAAGGCAGCAGATGAATTCTTCTTATACGCATTTGTTGCTCTTTATACATCAATAAATGGTTGGCAACATTGTAGGCCGGTAGTAGTGGTTGATGGGACATTCTTAAAGTCAGCCTACAGGGGGATTATGTTGACAGCAAGCACCATGGATGCAGTAG GTACTATTTTTCCCTTGGCATATGCTGTGGTTGATTATGAAAACGACGCGTCTTGGAAgtggttctttgagcaattcaaggaGGCATATGGTGAAAGACCTTCAATGTGTGTTGTTTCAGATAGGCATGAGAGTATACTGAAGGCAACATCAGTTGTCTATCCGGGATTGGCACACTACTCTTGCATGTGGCATATATGGACAAATATAAGGTCAAAATTCAAGAAGGGACATCTACAATTACATGAATTGTACTTTGCTACAGCACGGTCATACACTctggatgaatttaatgaaaggatgTTGAAGATTGAAGAGGTAGACCTGCGTGTAAAGTCTTACCTATATGATATTGGCTATCATAGATGGTCAAGAGTACATGCAACGGTGAATAGAACTTTTACTATGACGTCAAACATTGCCGAGTCGTTGAATGCTGTAACAAAAGATGCAAGAGAGCTTCCAATATTTGATCTATTTGAGTATATGAGGACTCTTCTTGAACGTTGGACAAAAGAAAAGTTATCGAAGGCAAAGGGTACTTTCACATACCTTGGTCACAAATACAACAAAGAATTGGAAGACAACAGTACATTATCTCAGAAACTAAGG gtgagggcttcaacaGATCATATACATACTGTGTTAGATGGTGTGAAGCGGTACATTGTGTGTCTAGAAAACAAGAAATGTAGCTGTGGACAATTCCAACTTGATGAACTTCCATGTGCGCATGCTTTGGCAGCATTAAAGCATAGGAATGAAACATACGAAAACTATTGCTCTCCGTATTACACAAGGAAGAGCCTTCTGCTTACCTATGAAATGCCAGTAAATCCTCTTCCTGATGAAGGCAAATGGGATGTGCCACAACATATTTTGGATGAGGTAGTAAAGCCACCGGCGGGAGATAAAAGGCAGCCAGGGAGACCTCACAAGGAAAGATATAAAACATTTGATGAAATAAAGTCAAAGAAATACAAGGTGTCATGTGGCAATTGTGGAGgtgaagggcataacaaaagaaCTTGCAAGAATGCGCCGAAAAAGAAATGA